In a genomic window of Urocitellus parryii isolate mUroPar1 chromosome 2, mUroPar1.hap1, whole genome shotgun sequence:
- the LOC113179254 gene encoding uncharacterized protein LOC113179254, with the protein MEATKKVGGPDPSGPQGHPSACNQQLRGGLRGSQGPWINSGSLYFKQGLSFSSEATTDAACGPASQAHIPEPTQQQLQDPAQVSSRCRYMQTSQDALRLSSTGSYSSPIVAAQQHLVMDDGTLNLPACTRINNNNDITRCASYRSRLQVQVGKEGKAPAKVLIGWGKGPCNTDQMAPLGTRKSRWLPYFLSAKDGTAEGQASLLAPAPGQDQGPGKGSCLVQVPAPVKTSSLPSLTPTTPAQATNPALDATPKPAAAEPYTYTLDHLTDTIPVTKDLSQDLLLRRCGNQWSILLESSKTAPSCQDKVQPKEELPTAAPASEVFPDHAQEHKITGRQVPPEQPENPVEKPIVYPSKPGSPNPCPEPPSTPKFQKRNQDVSSSQLDKQPPNVCNNYSSVPQSSYQVTCHKQSTPQLPREAMQIPASSTPACKLQEAVEDQVLVFDMATGNTRVGLLCHDPMGSRAVLVGVVPSHPSLYSPENILSTRSLVRPNMSPASNHSSFWSTTPMLSSPVPSSLSSASYREVALVPKEARHNLESRDSPETPMRVGIFTGPVPLETPLQFGERIRPHVPDPGWSKPDAEKNEPSHTIWMLESSRMPDTSVIQPKKLQWMNSEPASSVNMQVMPKSLFQEEVGRRNEKEVITAHPDNPQTKDAGQVPLTGQSFLSGQNLLARQLPIAEQGSPPGQPPCTKQLPETGQLPFTGQTPLTNQLSLPGQVPFTRMPPPTTTKDPTLPRGPLTSGEPCQVSTQENEPLDLPARVEVLRVPLAPEETCSYRNREMVGIGSAQSPSMHQLSSWQPGSSPRAQEEHLSLIAFTTPGTGCKVLPMAMVDTESQSGNHFKLTAEDITHSSVVTHLGLLRGACYELVSTMDALSGRSPVLCRHSSSPYQNMAAVVIDTGTGFTKCGLAGEDHVLNVVPSQVQLLQHPAQGQPRYAVPENQEGSYPVLNRGVVSDWDALEVLWQHLFYCRLGVQPEELAVLVADSPISPRTNREKVAEILFERFHVPAMQTVHQALLALYAYGRTTGLVLGSGHGTSYVAPILTGDLAPLDTYRLDVAGADLTDYLAQLLLAGGRSPLKAGFVNQIKESCCYVAMDMAAEMARTQTQSQVDFVLPDKQIVTLGSERFCCPEALFQPNLLGVNQPGLPQLALLSISRLEAKQQKQLLANVVLDGGSTLVSGFPERLRQELGPGATVLGSPHRAVAAWLGGSIMACRDSFQSLWLSRREYEEEGPWAIYKYQL; encoded by the exons ATGGAAGCCACCAAGAAGGTGGGGGGCCCTGATCCATCGGGCCCCCAAGGCCACCCCTCGGCCTGCAACCAGCAGCTGAGGGGTGGCCTCAGAGGGTCCCAGGGACCATGGATAAACTCAGGATCCCTATACTTCAAGCAGGGGTTGTCATTTTCCTCTGAGGCCACCACTGATGCAGCTTGTGGCCCAGCCTCCCAGGCCCACATCCCTGAGCCCACTCAGCAGCAACTCCAGGACCCTGCTCAGGTTAGCTCCAGGTGCCGCTATATGCAGACCTCTCAGGATGCTCTGAGACTCTCCTCTACTGGCTCATATTCAAGTCCCATTGTAGCAGCCCAACAGCATCTTGTCATGGACGACGGGACCCTGAACCTACCAGCGTGCACACGcattaacaacaacaatgacattACCCGGTGCGCATCCTACCGTTCCCGGCTTCAGGTGCAGGTTGGGAAAGAGGGCAAGGCTCCAGCTAAAGTCCTGATAGGCTGGGGCAAAGGCCCTTGCAACACAGATCAGATGGCCCCCTTGGGCACCAGGAAGAGTCGATGGCTACCCTACTTTCTCTCAGCAAAGGATGGTACAGCTGAAGGCCAAGCTTCTCTTCTGGCTCCA GCTCCAGGCCAAGATCAGGGCCCAGGAAAGGGCTCATGTTTGGTTCAGGTTCCTGCCCCAGTTAAAACTTCTTCTTTGCCGTCACTGACTCCTACAACTCCAGCTCAGGCTACAAATCCAGCTCTAGATGCGACCCCAAAGCCTGCAGCAGCTGAACCTTATACCTATACCCTTGATCACTTGACTGACACCATTCCAGTCACTAAAGACCTATCTCAAGACCTCCTCCTCAGGAGATGTGGCAACCAGTGGTCAATCCTCTTGGAATCTTCTAAAACTGCCCCGTCCTGCCAGGACAAAGTCCAACCTAAAGAGGAGCTTCCTACTGCAGCACCTGCTTCAGAAGTGTTCCCAGACCATGCTCAGGAGCACAAGATTACTGGAAGGCAGGTGCCACCTGAGCAACCTGAAAACCCAGTGGAGAAGCCCATAGTCTATCCCTCCAAGCCAGGCAGCCCAAATCCATGTCCAGAGCCTCCATCTACTCCCAAGTTCCAGAAGAGAAACCAGGATGTAAGCAGCTCTCAACTTGACAAGCAGCCCCCCAATGTCTGCAACAACTACTCCAGTGTGCCACAGTCTTCATACCAAGTAACCTGCCACAAGCAGTCCACACCCCAGCTTCCCAGGGAAGCCATGCAAATTCCTGCTTCCAGTACCCCAGCCTGTAAGCTCCAGGAAGCTGTGGAAGACCAAGTGCTGGTGTTTGATATGGCCACGGGCAACACCAGGGTAGGGCTGCTGTGCCATGACCCTATGGGCTCACGAGCAGTGTTGGTGGGCGTTGTGCCCAGCCACCCATCTCTCTATTCTCCTGAAAATATACTATCTACCCGGTCATTGGTCAGGCCGAACATGTCCCCTGCCAGCAATCACTCTAGCTTCTGGTCCACCACACCCATGCTGTCCAGCCCTGTACCCTCCAGCCTCTCATCTGCCAGCTACCGAGAGGTGGCCCTGGTTCCCAAGGAGGCCAGGCACAACCTGGAGTCACGGGACTCCCCTGAAACACCCATGAGGGTTGGGATATTCACTGGGCCTGTTCCACTGGAGACACCCCTCCAATTTGGTGAGAGGATTCGGCCCCATGTACCTGATCCTGGCTGGTCTAAACCTGATGCTGAAAAAAATGAACCTAGTCATACCATCTGGATGCTAGAGTCCTCCAGGATGCCAGACACCTCTGTGATCCAGCCCAAGAAACTGCAGTGGATGAACTCAGAGCCTGCTTCATCTGTCAATATGCAGGTGATGCCCAAATCTCTATTCCAAGAGGAGGTAGGCAGACGTAATGAGAAAGAAGTCATTACTGCTCACCCTGATAATCCTCAGACCAAAGATGCTGGGCAGGTCCCCCTCACTGGTCAGAGTTTCCTCAGTGGGCAGAACCTCCTTGCTAGGCAGCTACCCATAGCTGAACAGGGTTCTCCACCTGGTCAGCCTCCCTGTACTAAGCAACTCCCTGAAACTGGTCAGCTTCCTTTCACTGGGCAGACCCCTCTTACCAATCAGCTTTCTCTCCCTGGGCAAGTACCCTTCACCAGGATGCCCCCCCCTACCACCACCAAAGATCCCACCCTGCCAAGAGGGCCCCTCACCTCTGGAGAGCCTTGCCAGGTTTCCACCCAGGAAAATGAACCCTTGGATCTGCCTGCCCGTGTAGAGGTACTTCGAGTGCCCTTGGCCCCAGAAGAGACCTGTAGCTATAGGAATAGAGAGATGGTCGGTATTGGTAGTGCTCAAAGCCCTAGTATGCATCAGCTCTCATCCTGGCAACCTGGTAGCTCCCCCAGGGCCCAGGAAGAACATCTTTCTCTGATTGCATTTACTACACCTGGCACTGGCTGCAAAGTCTTGCCCATGGCCATGGTGGACACTGAATCTCAGAGTGGGAACCATTTCAAGCTGACAGCTGAGGACATTACACATTCATCAGTGGTCACGCATCTTGGCCTGCTCCGTGGGGCCTGCTATGAGCTGGTGTCTACCATGGATGCTCTGTCAGGGCGGTCACCAGTTCTCTGCCGTCACTCTTCAAGCCCCTACCAGAACATGGCAGCTGTAGTGATTGATACAGGCACAGGATTCACCAAATGTGGTTTGGCTGGTGAGGACCATGTCCTCAATGTGGTACCCTCACAAGTTCAGTTGCTGCAACATccagcccagggccagccccGGTATGCAGTGCCCGAAAACCAGGAAGGCTCCTATCCTGTACTGAATCGGGGTGTGGTCTCTGATTGGGATGCACTAGAGGTGCTGTGGCAACACCTGTTCTATTGCAGGCTGGGGGTACAGCCTGAGGAGTTGGCTGTGCTTGTGGCTGACTCCCCCATCTCACCACGTACTAACCGAGAAAAGGTGGCAGAAATACTCTTTGAACGTTTCCATGTGCCAGCCATGCAGACAGTGCATCAGGCCCTGCTGGCACTCTATGCTTATGGGCGTACCACTGGGTTGGTGCTGGGCAGTGGCCATGGCACCTCCTACGTGGCACCCATCCTCACTGGGGATCTGGCGCCACTTGACACCTACCGGCTGGATGTGGCTGGTGCTGACCTTACTGACTACTTGGCTCAGCTGCTGCTGGCAGGTGGCCGTTCACCACTTAAGGCAGGGTTTGTCAACCAAATTAAAGAGTCCTGCTGCTATGTGGCTATGGACATGGCGGCTGAAATGGCCCGCACCCAGACCCAATCCCAAGTGGACTTTGTACTCCCAGATAAGCAGATTGTCACACTGGGCTCTGAGCGCTTCTGTTGCCCTGAGGCTCTCTTCCAGCCCAACCTGCTAGGTGTCAACCAGCCAGGACTTCCACAGCTGGCCCTGCTAAGCATCAGCCGACTAGAGGCCAAGCAGCAGAAGCAACTGCTGGCCAATGTGGTGCTGGATGGTGGCAGCACCCTGGTGAGTGGCTTCCCTGAGCGCTTAAGACAGGAGCTAGGCCCTGGTGCTACTGTGCTGGGCTCTCCCCACCGTGCAGTTGCTGCCTGGCTTGGGGGTTCCATCATGGCATGCCGGGACTCCTTCCAGAGCTTGTGGCTCAGCCGCCGTGAGTATGAGGAGGAAGGCCCATGGGCTATCTACAAGTATCAGCTGTGA